A segment of the Orcinus orca chromosome 4, mOrcOrc1.1, whole genome shotgun sequence genome:
TTATTATTTCTTCTATTCAACATCATATGGAGGACCTACCCAGCTCAATAAGACATAAAAAGGCAGTACAAAACAGAAGGAATGAAAAGGGGGAAAAGTTGTCATTATTAGTTAAATGACACATTTGTCCacatagaaaattttttaaaacctacaaACAAATTACTAAAAACAATAAGATAATCTAGTGAGTTCACTGAATATGATTAATACATAAAAGTTTTTAGCAAGAAAGATTtagtaaatgtaatttaaaaattataatatgagTGATCTAGGAATAAGTCTAATAAATGATGGACAAgactttaataaagaaaattataaaaattaattgaaatataaattcTAATTGTTACTGAACATGCATAGAAGAGAAATTCTCTTAATGGTGGCTGCATAGATTAAAACCATTTTGAAACAATTCAGCCAAACTCAGAAGAGTtagaaaacatataaagaacttctacaattacaagaaaataaacaagagacATATTCAAGATTATTCATTTACGGAATTGTttatgtggtaggcagaattctaaaatggcccccaagATTTCCACTCTCTGGTATCCTGTATAATGCCCTCACCTTAAGTGTGAGCAGAACTTGTGAATATGATGAGATATAACCTCCATGATTGTTACATTATATGACAGAGTGGATTTCACAGAAGTAATTAAGGTCTCTGATTagttgactttgagttaatcCAAATGAATGTCACTCTCAGTGGGCCTGACCTAAGCAGGGAGCCTTGAAAAGAGGTAGAAAAGACTCAAAACTAAAGGTATTACTTTTGCTGGCCCTGAATAAGCAAAATGCCATGTTGTGCAACAGTTCACATGCCAGGGAAAGGTGGGTGGACCCTGAAGCTGAGAAAGGTCTGCAGTTGACAGACAGCAAGGAATTGGAGACCTTGGTCTAACAACTACAAAGGACTAAATTCTACCAACAACTGAACTAAACTTGGGAGAGGACCTCTGAGGCGACTGCAGCCCTGACCAACATCTTTATTTTTGCAGTGGGCCTCTGAGGCGACTGCACTGGGCCTCTGAGGCGACTGCAGCCCTGACCaacatctttatttttgctttaagagATCCTAAGAAAACGAGCTGAGCCAGGCTACACCGAGACTCCAGACCCACAAAACTGTAAcaaatttgtgctgttttaagtcTTTGagcttgtggtcatttgttatgcagcaatagaaaaataacacagtttgtaatagcaaaaaacaacaaaaaaccttgaAATAACCCAAATCTCCATGGGTggcaaatgaattaataaattaattctttGTAGTCATGCAATGTTACACTAGACtatgataaaattaaataaaatataccaacATGGATGAGTCTCAAAAGCTTGTTGAGCAAAAAAATTGCAAATTGCAAGTATACACACTATAACTTTacttatataattattaaaataggaAAAGTCAAATAATAGGTCATTTAAGGACAGATATTGATGAGGAATGGTTAATATTGTACAAGTCAAGGTTGAGATTACCTCTGGGGGAGAAAGATATTTGAGAGGGTTATAAAAGTGGTTTCAAAGGTATTGGCGTTAGCCTATTTCTTAGGTTCAGCGGTTAGTACATGAGTGTTTATTTTACTATCTACCAAACTCTGCAGATATGTTATAAACACTCTTTTATAATGGAAGATGTATTTCACCATTATGAGTCTCCTGTAAAAAGGTCCCCAAATTCTAGAAAGTTAATCTCTTGTCTTCCTAGATTAGAAATTGAATAATAAGTTcatcaagtggaaaaaaaattatgtatggcTCTCCAACTGCATTTAAATACAGCAACAGCAGTAACAGCCATGGTTGTAGTCATCTCTTCAACCTAATTAGTGATGGCAGTTGAGGCAGATTAGCAAAGTGAGCCAGGAGACTAGTGACCCAGGTGTCGTCTTTCTTCTGTGTTGTGTGCTTTGCATGTTCAATCTGTGCTGTGTTGGGGAAGTGAAGCCGAGAGAAAACCCAAGTGCTAATaacagtgagagagaaagacacagaggcagaaaattgagggagagaaaaattttaaatatgcttcACATTTCTTGAATTAATTAAAAGTGAATCATAAACCAGTGTTTAACTTACAGCTTGACTGTGGATGAATTATTTATCCAGTTGAAACACACAACCTATGTTCATAACATGAAGCTGTTTTGATTACACATCTTGAATGGTGAATCCGTGAAGTTACTGTACTAAGAGTCCTGAGAAACTCCATCAAACCTGAACTCATGATTTTTCCGGATGAAATATTAGAAAGTAAGTCAGTTCTCTGTTTTTACACTAGTTTTTCCAAATCTAATTATGCTTCTCCAAAGCTAGTCCTGAATTTGATGACCACAGTAGCTAAAGCCAATTATTTGACCTAGAGCTATGACGGGAACTACACTTTGCAGTAAGACGTTGTACAGATGTACCCATGTCTCTTGCACACTCATCACTTATAACAAATTGATGCTAAATCAGGTTTCACAAAGTGTTAATTCTCATAATCAGTTAGAATCACTGTGTATCCCTAAATTATTGGACACTTCTAACACATTCTACTTTGCGAATTAATTGTAACCTAGAGCTACAGAAATGGTTGTAAACAGGGTGGTACTGTTTATATGTTACTGTTGTGGCTTGAGAAAGATAGCAAATTGTTTGCTACTAAGACTTTTCACTAACACTGAGGAAAAGAGAATCCACCAGTTTTCCCCTTTTGGtgcaaacattttaataattattgctGTTAGGTTAGAAGAAATGATTTTCATTTAGTGAATTTCAATTTAATATCACAGTATCATGTCACCACATCATCCCTCTCCTCTTTGATTCCCACCAGCCCACTCCAACAACAGCCAAATTCATCTGTGCTAGACTAACAGTCACAGAACTTTAAAACTAGAAAAGATTCACGATATCATGTGGTTCAACCCAACAATAAAACTACATTTGGCATGGCTGttaaatgaaatttctttttgaaagaaacaCTAGAAAAGCAAAACTGATTTTTCCCCATAGACAATtattgaaaagttttattttcttgagttTGAGAAAGAAGTCACTCTTTAAGCGGCTGAATtctgtgcgcgcacacacacaaaataataattaaatcagCTACTTTCAAAGTGACAGGACCATGCAGCATGGAGATTATAAAGCAACAGCATTTATAAATGTTGGCAACTAGTTGCACACCAGGAAACCAAAAGCAATTTATGTAGGAATTTGGCATCCTCAGTTCTCTCTAAAATGCCATGACTAATTTCTCAAGTAGCTTTATTTCTCTCACTTAATCACTCTACTTCTTACTTCATAATACGATGAGAGCATTTGGTTGCATCCAATGCTCCAAAGAGATCATGGAATAAAATATGTCAGTGAGGTTTTTAAAAAGGCTGATTCTGTAACTAACAATGGAACAAATGACAAGATTTAAATGGGAAAATGTGAGATAAATTAGTTTTTCCTCTTGTGGTCTTTCAAAACCTAGAGACTATTGTTCCCTTGCTTTTTTGTCATTCCAGTACTACTTTTCTTAATCTAATTATTTTGAAACCTATTCATAATGTCTGCCATTCTGTGTCTGCTGTATTTCCTTCACCTTGCCCCAAATTTTTGTTCTCATCAAGTATATTTATCAGTCAGCACTTTCAGGACTTCAAGATAacttcttccattaaaaaaatttatatttgataataataatagtcctTTGCATGAagcttttatatacattatcctATTTCATTCTCAAAACAAAGTAGCAGGGTTAATATTTAGATTTCTATCCTctagaggagaagagaaaaatcccCCAAAAGATAAGTGgtctgcccaagatcacagctaaataaatatttgaaacaagAATGGAAGTCAAACTTCTTTTCACTATGCCCAGCATGATTTCTTAAAGAGCTCTTCTCTTCGGATGAATCAGCTAGAGTCCTTCTCTATTGCCATCTTCACTCCTACTTCTATTTCCATGCAATGATGTTTAGGAGCTTGCATACAAGTTGCTTCTGACACAATACTAACTACAAGTGACTTCTGACAATCTCCAAAATCCTTATAGTGCTTGACTTCCTATTGGTACTTAGAAACAACTGGGACACTTACATGGTAATAATATGGAACTGATGGAACAGGTTTCTGGTACCTCTGCCAGCAGGAATTCAATTAGTCTAAAGAGGTCTTCCCTTCTCATACCTGAGAACAGTGAATCCATGACCGTCTCTGAATATTTTGTCTTATTATCATTCTAGTGGCTGCAGTATTTAGGTTCTGTATGTCAGATcgagaaaaataacataaaattttaatttacaataaaaacataGTCAATTACTATAATTTCTATTAGTCAGGGACCAGCTAGCAAACCCCTCCAGGTAATTTAAACTGAGGAAATTTAATACATGGGTAATGACTGATGGAAGAGCTGAGAAGCCAACAGGGGATGGTGAAGCAACCAAAAGATTAGCAATGGCAAGAAACCACTACCACTTCTAGGGCTGGAGGGACAAAGGAGAAAGTCTTATTACCAGAGACTAGAAGCCATGATTACCGGGTGGGAAAGCAGAGGCTGTCTAGTGGGGAGCTAAAAGCACAGTGGAAACCAGCCACTGCAGGAAGATGCCACCCAAGGATAAGCTAGTAGGGGAGAAATACCCTGGCTTCTCccattcttcctctctcccatctCCCTTCCCCTACCCGCTCCCGGGCCTCCTATGGAGCAAATCTACCTGGAAGCTAGTTGGAAAGTAAGTCTGAGACACATAGTTTATGGGTGAGGAGTCGAAAATGAATATTAGTACAATAGACAATGACCAACTCACTTCCCAGGCATAAAGGAGAAATCTAGAGCTGTAAACTGATTGCTAAATTATGTtcaatttacttttctatttaatGAAAATGATCTGCACATCTCTGAGTAGCCTAGACGTTATAGCACTTGGTACATAATGTCGTTGATTAGGGAAAATAATGTTAAGTATAGAAAGTGATGcagcataggggcttccctggtagcgcagtggttgggagtccgcctgccgatgcaggggacgcgggtttgtgccccggtccgggaggatcccccacatgccgcggagcagctgggcctgtgagccatggccgctgagcctgcgcgtccggagcctgtgctccgcaacgggagaggccacagcagtgagaggcccgcgtaccgcaaaaaaaaaaaaaaaagaaaagaaagtgatggCAGCATAAGTACCATCATATTTTCTCATTACATACTTTAGCAACAATAATGGATATcattacataaaaatatgtacTATAATCATACAATTTATTTGGACTGCATAAAGAAAGGATTTGCTTAGCCTGTCTTAATATATTTACACCTCTAATTACATATCCATTATATAAGCATACATTCAAGTCCTACTACGAGGCATACAATTTGCTAGTCCTTAgggaaaaaaactattttcataagaCAGGGTCATATCCTCAAGAACCAAAGAAGATAGGAATTAAGAATAAAGTAAATGAAACACATAAAACATAGATATGATTGAGAGGAGCACACAAATAAGAAAGTAATTCATTTTTCCAGGGGGATAGGAGCCAAAAAAGACTACATAAAAAGAGGATATTTGAACCAAATCTGAAAAGATAAGGAAGAATCAAAGCAAATGCTTTGTTTCTCTGAAGGCTTCCCAGGCTCTTCTCCCATACACACAATGATCATTACACGCATTGCTTACATATCATATTCTGGATCAATTACAATGCTGAATCATCCGCTTACTTCAAGAACATGTTTAAAAAGAATCCCTCACATTTCTATCCACTAGACATTGCAGGAAACCTAGCAGagatattcttaattttaaagatcTTCCAGCATTGCATGCTATGGTGTTACCTTCTTTTTCTGTCATTCCCAATACTGTCCCCTTGCTATCCTAATCCTGCTTGATATATACTACTGAATATTTGATAGCAGTGGATCTTTGttctaatttgttttcttttccagtacAACCCAAGAGCCATATAGACCTGCAATTCACATTGACCCAAATTCCTTGAGACTATATTGAAAGATTTTCTTTGAACTCCCACATTTGGAAAGGGATTTagataacattttatatattggAAACTCTGCCCTTAACCAAGATGTTGATGACCTTCTGTTAGCCACTCCTTCACTGAAAGATGAGATACCTAAATCTTACAACTTGTGTAGACCATATGTTACAAagcttctaaaaatatatatatggtgatGCCTGTCTCAGATTCATTACTTGGGACATTACATACCTATACCAATAAAAGTGAGGTCATCTTCTAGGATAAAAACCAGTCTCAGGGTCCCAAGGTCCACTTAAATTTCACAAATGTCCACCCTCTTGGGCTTAGCTAGCTACAACTTACATAGCATATTGGATATGTTTCTAATCCAAAGCTTCTATTGCAACCAATTTAAACGAACATCCCAGATCCATGACCTTTGTCACAAGAAGCCAAAtagtcttcttttcttctctaaacaAACCTTGTAGAGAACCCTAGCTCTACATCTTCTTGGTAATGATAAGcctatatatttttacattgtgaggaaaaagaaactattttagGTGTGAACACAGATTCATGAAAACAGAGAATGGCCCACTCCTTAGTATGAGTCAGTTCTGCCCTGACCTCTCTGACTATAGCTATTCCCCACACAGTCACAGCACTCCTAAAGACACAATCACATTCTAATATTAGCCTAACAAAATATGcaattttattcttctctgcaaacAGAGAAGGCTGGGCTCATATTAAACCCATTCTGTTTGCTCCCATTTCAATGTGAGGGAAGTTTCATAACTGTCTTACAGCCCCTGTCCACTGTTCAAATCCAGTATTAacttcaaaaacttttttttttcaaaattactgaCCTCATATTTTATGTAGATTTGCTCTGTTGGTGGACAGAAAAAAGGTGGGTTTGGAATATGCAGCAACATGAGAACGTAGAAGATTCTTCTTTGCTGTCTATTCTTGTTTACCCACATGATTGAATGTATaatttttggtcttatttatgacTATGGACAATGCAGGAAACAATGAGAGTTCATCACCTCAGTAggtataaaaaatgtttatttgttcattcattgatgATCTCTTATACATTATCATATAGCTGTCATGAAGTGTTTTGCTCTCTAAAAGACTTAGACATGGAAATGCTTTGGCTCCCACTACAGCCAAAGTAActgccattttctctttctgggtcCAACTAGGTGCCTCTGAAAACTCTTTCTGTTTTGCCTTACTCTAAGATTAGTCCTCAGATTCAGGATTAAAcagaatcaaacaaacaaaacttactGACTAATAGGGTGACTCTTTTTCCCAAATTTGTACAGGCCCAAGGATCttcttcatctttctttcatGGCCTATGGGATGAAAAAGGTAAACAAAAGTGATGACAacataaatgacagatacataaTTGATATGTGAGTTTTGAGTTTTTCTAAGTTGGTCTATTTTGTCACACCTGCCTCATTTGTCAAGCCTACACTTTAGGAAGTCCAGTAAAGATACACTGTTTTATAGAAGACCACAATGAAATCAAATTCTGATAGTCCATGCTTTTTAAAGAAGAACCTATAATAGAAGAACCAAATGACTTTCTGGATTAAGATTTTAGAGCCATGTCATCTCAAAACATATATCCTTGCCCATGGAGTGACGTTtaacataaaacagaaatttcTGAATGGAAATAATACTGGGAAATAACTTTTTCAATGTATAGAGTCAATCAAAACATCAAGGATATAAAGTCTTATCTTAAATCTTAAAAACTtattaatgaaaacacaactaagtgttaaattacaacaaaaaataGTGGCTTTTCAAGCTATGTTACACAAATCACATGGCTGTAGACTACTTCAGCTAGTAAATAAGTGTGTAACCTTATTGGAAAGAATGCTGCACACATTTTCTACATGAGTTAGAGTATAACCATGACCTAGGTAATGATACAAGAAAAGAGACTATCTAATTACAACAGTTAATTTTGGTGTGTGAGTTTCCAGGTAATGATATGACAGGAAATGGGAAAGGAAGACTATATAAGATACACAGATAATTCTAAGGCTTACAGTCAGGTTACATGCAAGTGGTACTAATAAAATATGACTTCTTTGCACTATTAAAGAAATACCACATATCTTGCTATATCAAGGTGGTATAAAATTTTTACAATGTATCTAGAAATGCAATTTAGGATTTATGACAAAGGCAAGAATGCAATACAGTGGAGGAAAAgtgttttttttcaataaatggtgctagatgGTTAGAATATCCATGGAAGAAAAACAGCTGAACCTCTAcctcacaacatacacaaaaataaattccaacagATTGCATAtgtaaacataaaatgtaaaacaataaaggTTTCCGGAGAAAACATAGAAGAATGTCTCTGTGACCCTGGAGTTAGCAAAGATTTCTTGAACAGGACACAAAAAAGCATTAACCATGAAATGTAAAAAGGCAGACAATTGGACTATGTTAAAATTCCCACTTGGTGTCAGAAATAaccattaagagaataaaaaatcaACCAGTAAAGGAAGATGCTATTCACTATAAATATATCTGACAGAGGAgtcatattcagaatatatatattttaaaaacccttaaatatcaatgagaaaaatacacacaacccaatagaaaaatgaacaaaagacttgaacaaccacttcataaaaaaaagaatttagaatggctaataagcatgtaaaaaaggtgctcaacttcattagagacatgcaaaataaaaccacaatataATACTACcattctcccccacctccccaccttggctaaaatgaaaaagatgagaaataccaaatgttgatgaaaatgtgcaacaaccattttggaaaatagcTTGGCAGTATTTACATAAAGGTTGAATATGACGTTATgttttgacccagtaattctaatCCTAGATAAATATGCATGGGTCAACAAAAACATGCTCCAGAACGTTTCGCTACACTATTCCTACTAttcctaaatttaaaataatacaaatggccaacaacaGTCGAATGGGTGAATAAGTTGTGATATGTTTAGGCAATGGAATATCAAAAAGGAAAGAGTATAAAGAATTCCCAACTACACACAAGGTAGCTGAAACAAGTAtcgagtggaaaaaaaaaaagacacaaaaacagTGTATGCattatgattccatgtatataaagACTGGTAGAAATCTAGGTCACAGTTACTCTTGGGACATGGGGCAAGGAGGACTGGAAGGGGGCATCAAGGGGGGTTTCTGGGGTCCTCGCAGTGTTCTGGTTCTTGCTCTAAACTCCGGTGACATGGGTTTATACAGTTCGTGAACATTTATACAGATGTATCCCAATTAAAAAGTTataattgaaacaaataaaagaataatgacAATAATGGATCAAACATTGTATTAAAACCATTGAGAGCATAACGAACTCCACTGTCCCACCCCCTCAGCCATGCGCGCGCACATGCACAATCAAGTGAAAACCTCATTGGCTGGGACTAGGTGGACACTTCCGGAAGCCATATCTTAGCACCGCCCCTTCTGTCTGCTGGTTATCTTGCCTTCCCGCCATCCGGCCTCGCAGCTTCGTCTCCCTTGGACTCAAGCCCCTGAGGCAAACAGTGTCCCTTGTGCTTGGCGGTACCCTCTCTCCCAGTCTCCGCACTCAGAGCCGGCTCGCTACCTGCCACCATTATGAACATCCGCAGTGCTCGGCCAGACGACCTGGTGAAACTGCAGCCCTGCAACTTCCTTTGCCTTCCGGAGAACTACCAGATGAAATACTATTTCTACCATGGCCTTTCCTGACCCCATCTCTCTTACATCGCTGAGGATGAGGACGGAAGATTGTGGGCTACGTCTGGCCAAAATGGAGGAGGACCCAGATGATGTCCCCCACGGACATATCACCTCCCTGGCTGTGAAGCGTTCACACCGGCGCCTCGGCCTGGCCCAGAAGCTGATGGACCAGGCCTCCCGGGCCATGATGGAGAACTTTAATGACAAGTATGTGTCCCTGCACGTCAGGAAGAGTAACTGGGCAGCCTTGCACCTCTATTCTAACGCTCTCAACCTTCACGTTAGTGAGGTGGAACCCAAATACTCTGCAGATGGAGAAGATGCTTATGCTATGAAGCCGGGTCTGTCACAGATGGCAGATGAGCTGAGGAGGTAGCTGGAGCTGAAGGAGAAGGGCAGGTATGTTGTGCTGGGCTCCAGGGAGAACCAGGAGGTCCAGGGCAGTACACTTCCTGGTTCTGAAGAGGCCTGTCAATAGAAGAACCCGTCCGCTGATGATAGTGGCAGTGACAGCAAGGAATCCAGCGAATCCACGGAAAGCCCCCATGCCCAGGACAGCTCAGAAGACTCACACTCCACCTCCTAGAGCCTGCTTAAGGTACGTATTCTCTCTTCCCTGACCACTGCCTATCTCCCCTAAATTCCTGGACCATACCAGGGTCAGCCCAATCCCATCCCATTCTAGCCCTGATGGGTTTCACTGTGAAAGCCACATGTTGACCTTGGGGAGGGGTGTAGAGTGGGCTGAGGGAAACTCATTGCTCACTATTGGAAGTTAATAGGACTCCATGCTGAAAGTAGATTAAATTCAGTAAAAGAAAcaagcatttatcctgccttttcaGTATGAATTGTATTTCAGGGTATCCACATAGTCAATGAAAGAAATTTCTTCTTTATAGAATGACAGCTTTGCCAAAAATTGCCATTTTGCAACTCTTGAAATAATAGATCTAGCCAATTGCCATCAATGACTAATACCATTAGGTGAAAGCTGGAGCAGTTTGCAACGATGGATCAGACTGGCAACTCTTGAAGTCACTGGTCAAGTGTAACATCACTATAAAGGAGACAAATATTATGTGCCTCCAAATGCAGTAGGAAGTGCACAGTGACACCTATGAAATATTCTTGCCAAAAGaaaattttgtgtgtatgtataaaatttaTCTTGAATTCAAACAAGGCCCTAGATCTAActaccatttttattaaaataataataatgataataataatagagggACATGTTAAGCTACAGTCAGCCATATCCAGAATGAGAGAATTTCTACAGAACAAATGACCTGgtatcttcaacaaataaatgtcattttttaaagaggGAGGAGGAATTTATCTATTAAACTTTAGAGAGATGTTGACCAAACACAACCATTGTGGAGACTGTGTGACTTAAACAAACCAAATATACATTTTGAGATGACCAGGCAAAATTTGAACATGGACTGTATATGCTATTAAGGAATTGTTAATAATTTTGTTAAGTAAGCTAAATGGTATTGTagtattatgttaaaaaaaagttcttatcTGTTAGAgatatatattgaaataattagAGTTGAAAGAATATGAAGCCTAGAATTTAAATTaatccagccaaaaaaaaaaatactccaggcttccctggtggcgcagtggttgagagtccgcctgccgatgcaggggacacgggttcgtgccccggtccgggaagatcccacatgccgcagagcgggtgggcccgtgagccatggccgccgagcctgcgcgtccggagcctgtgctccgcaacgggagaggcctcaacagtgagaggcccgcgtaccgcaaaaaaaaaaaaaaaaaactccagcaAAAAAAGGTCGGGGCAGGGGGAATAGATAAAATAAGAATGACAACATGTATAATTGTTGAAGTTGGGTAATGGGTACTTGGGGGATTCATTATGCTGTTCTTCACTCTTGAATGTATGAAAATCAACATGAAAAgtcaaagaacaaaaacaattatGGTTCTTCCGACTACACCCTAATACTAAGCAGACACTGAAAAGTAGTTTTAAAAGACTATTTAATTTCCTTAGGCTCAGTGTAGAAGCTTTAAGTTCCAAACCTACTCACCTTACGCTTACATATGAAAAAGGCAGTGACTTTCTCATAACAAAGTCCAGTCATGAGTGACACACACtgcatataattaaaataaatgctgtTTGATTAATTTACTCGTTCATAAAAATGTGTATATGCCTGGCATGAGGCTTGGTGCAGTGATTAGGACAGGCTGATGTTTACATTATACAGCATCTTATCTTCGTGGTTATTGGCTTCTCTTCAGTTGTGACAGTCTACCTGAGtaagattttaagaaaatgaagataattgGAGATTGCTTTAacactgtatatatatagttttatatattatatatataatttgatgaATTCAGAAGCACTTAATATCTGatacaagaaacaaaaataactgtCTCCCTagtaggggaaaagaaaataataaataatagtaagaAAATTATTGTGTGGCAGTTATATTACTGTTATTGAACTTTATTTCTAAGATGAAGGAGTTGTTCCTTGTACTCAGCAAAACTGTGCTTCCATGTTGGTACCCTCTGAGGCATCTTCACTGGCTCCATCTAATCTTTGGTCCTCACGAGTCCCTTCTGGGTCCTTTCCAATCAGAGGCCTCTTCAGGTCTCAGGTGCTCTCTGCCATGTTTGGGCCATTTTGGTAGCAAGGGTATTAGTGTGTCTAGGCTAGTTGTCCTAAAAACTAACCTCCAAACCTCAATAACTTAATACAATAGCAGCTAATTTCTCACATCACAGTCCAATATGAGTCAGCAGTGTGGTGGGGAtgtgaaggagagaggaaaagaagggcCCTCCTCCATGAAATCGTTTAGGACTCCATTTGTTCCTTAGCCCTCTTTGGCAATCTGGTGAAGCCTAAGGACTCCTCAGAAAATCGTCTTTTAATGGCATGAAAATCTGTGAGATCacaaaggaaaccaattttaTTGAAACACTGTtaccaaattattttataataaacttataTATGTGCCTTTTTATTAGCATATGTAATAAAAAAATCTAGCAGTGGGTTTAATACTGTTACTTAAAAGCAAATTGAGTGTAAATTGAGTGTAAATGGTATTTTGAGATACCTCCAACAGCTGtaatataatatgaaaatacCTGTGATTTGTATTGGTGATAAAGTCACAAGTATTGTCAATATTACTATTCATTGGGGCCTACATTCATAATTGAAGGAAATGCTAAGTTTCAGTTAGAGGTTAGGGAAGATACAGAGTTATTTTTGTTCCAAATCCAAGTTCATGGTTCTCCTCAATTTGATTAATGGATCCCAGGTTAACCCCTGATTCAATGCTGTTTTCTAGAATCATATGTCCTCTACTGGTTCATATACGTCCAGCTTGCAGATAAGGGAAGAGAATACACACAGAGGTTCACATAAGTTTTGAAAGTCAGTCCTATTTTCCCTACTAACTGCAGGGGAGGCTAGGTAATGTAGTTTAGCTGTATGCccgggaggaagaggaaggagttcTGGTAACCACACAGCTTAGTTTCTGCAACAATGGGAACCATCCTAGTGGTGCTCTGGACTATGAGAAATTCTCCTTGCATGTCCAGCTAGGAGCTTGGGATTACTCTGCTG
Coding sequences within it:
- the NAA11 gene encoding LOW QUALITY PROTEIN: N-alpha-acetyltransferase 11 (The sequence of the model RefSeq protein was modified relative to this genomic sequence to represent the inferred CDS: inserted 2 bases in 1 codon; substituted 3 bases at 3 genomic stop codons) gives rise to the protein MNIRSARPDDLVKLQPCNFLCLPENYQMKYYFYHGLSXPHLSYIAEDEDGRLXGLRLAKMEEDPDDVPHGHITSLAVKRSHRRLGLAQKLMDQASRAMMENFNDKYVSLHVRKSNWAALHLYSNALNLHVSEVEPKYSADGEDAYAMKPGLSQMADELRRXLELKEKGRYVVLGSRENQEVQGSTLPGSEEACQXKNPSADDSGSDSKESSESTESPHAQDSSEDSHSTS